The Cervus canadensis isolate Bull #8, Minnesota chromosome 29, ASM1932006v1, whole genome shotgun sequence genome includes a window with the following:
- the SNX32 gene encoding LOW QUALITY PROTEIN: sorting nexin-32 (The sequence of the model RefSeq protein was modified relative to this genomic sequence to represent the inferred CDS: deleted 6 bases in 4 codons; substituted 2 bases at 2 genomic stop codons) — MGVAVVSHVRALPQASSKSVGLQGDSSLQVEISDAVSAERDKVKFTVQTKVTLHRDFRSCLPHFAQTEFSVVRQHEEFIWLHGAYEGGVCRPPREGEPAWENRGYAGLPLNPPAPPRSDFEASKEKLQKLDEEDRSITRQEFAKMKQELEAXLPAVLCGEYLAIFKKTVTIHEVSLQQLAAHPTLCRDHNFFVFLEYSQDLTVQGKNRKEHLGFLRNIMKSADEALITGMSGLKEVDDFFECERTFLLEYHTCIQDACLWADQVMHSXVHPCLADDYMPISAALSSLGSQEVNQLNTSFFKLAELFERLRELEGQVASNEDLKLSDMLRYYMRDSQAAKDPVPLPAPGLLSWQLLALADYKNANKALDRARTINQVWATESHQPCASRTQPGRLRSSLLSSPELMDFKSHGSSFHENLTELGELELKHAKASTLLLRSTLVILKGEP, encoded by the exons ATGGGGGTGGCGGTGGTCAGTCACGTCAGGGCCCTCCCACAGGCCTCCTCCAAGTCAGTGGGCCTGCAGGGAGACAGCTCCTTGCAGGTGGAGATCTCTGATGCCGTCAGC GCGGAGCGGGACAAGGTGAAATTCACTGTTCAGACCAAGGTAACATTGCACCGGGA CTTCCGGAGCTGCCTGCCTCACTTCGCCCAGACTGAGTTCTCCGTCGTGCGACAGCATGAGGAGTTCATCTGGCTGCACGGTGCCTACGAGGGAGGTGTATGCCGGCCTCCCCGTGAGGGGGAGCCAGCCTGGGAGAACAGGGGGTACGCCGGTCTCCCCCTGA ATCCCCCAGCCCCTCCACGGTCAGAC TTTGAGGCTTCAAAGGAAAAACTGCAGAAGCTGGATGAGGAAGACCGCTCAATCACGCGGCAAGAGTTTGCCAAAATGAAGCAGGAGCTTGAAGCGTGA CTGCCTGCTGTCCTCTGTGGGGAATACCTGGCTATCTTCAAGAAGACAGTTACGATCCATGAAGTCTCTCTGCAGCAACTGGCAGCTCACCCCACCTTGTGTCGAGACCAcaacttctttgtctttttggaATATAGCCAGGAT CTGACTGTCCAAGGAAAGAACAGGAAGGAGCACCTTGGGTTTCTGAGGAATATCATGAAGTCTGCAGATGAAGCCCTC ATCACTGGGATGTCAGGGCTCAAG GAGGTGGATGACTTCTTTGAGTGTGAGAGGACCTTCCTGCTGGAGTACCACACCTGCATCCAGGACGCCTGTCTGTGGGCAGACCAAGTCATGCACTCATGAGT ACACCCATG CCTGGCAGATGATTACATGCCTATCTCAGCTGCACTGAGCAGTCTGGGATCACAGGAAGTC AACCAGCTAAACAC GAGCTTCTTCAAATTGGCAGAGCTCTTTGAACGGTTAAGG GAGCTGGAGGGCCAAGTGGCCTCTAACGAGGACCTGAAGCTGTCAGACATGCTGAGATACTACATGCGAGACTCCCAGGCAGCCAAG GATCCTGTGCCCTTGCCGGCCCCAGGACTGCTGTCCTGGCAGCTGCTGGCTCTGGCAGACTACAAGAATGCCAACAAGGCGCTGGACAGGGCCCGCACCATCAACCAGGTGTGGGCTACAGAGAGCCATCAACCCTGTGCCTCTCGGACTCAGCCAGGCAGGCTAA GGTCGTCATTGCTCTCCTCTCCAGAGCTCATGGACTTCAAATCCCATGGATCTTCCTTCCATGAGAACCTCACTGAGCTGGGCGAGCTGGAGCTCAAACACGCCAAA GCCAGCACCCTGCTTCTCCGGAGCACCCTTGTCATCCTCAAGGGGGAGCCTTAG
- the LOC122431026 gene encoding trichohyalin-like, whose product MSLEKGAPFGYPLWDRREWRGKPQRAARGRDKARCQGARGQARTFGLSQLEPGSRGAQTMREKLWMPWNGLIVIGRKMELLGRKTQRPKTWDPKLESENWRLEDVDKTVLRGKSGRSPERMDVKRVRSVSSALQISAGLRKDSSKVWGKQEFRHTVEAESESAGTAAGSRKGPEFKEKLKFTDVETSGEDLRSRGYEVKQNEEELRSSGEKLSSSGEKLRSSGEKLRSSGEELRSSGEKLRSSGEELRSSGEKLRSSGEKLGSSGEKLGSSGEKLGSSGEELRSSGEKLNLSGEKLESREERRGSRGERRGSRGERRGSRGERRGSRGEKLGTSGEKLVPRRERRGSRAERRGSGAERRGSGAERRGSGAERRGSRGGDLGTSGEELRSTGDKQRSSTEKQRSSREKLGTSGDKLARSRMGSINEEQIEKVVEVIGDERLIEITNAEMEIPFESVEANDEEENEEGVGEEEDILEEENDNSDESVSMEEKAIIEEEEEVSEEMENVRRKEEQIGDVLQVKEEKLE is encoded by the coding sequence ATGTCTTTGGAGAAAGGGGCTCCGTTTGGATATCCGCTCTGGGACAGGAGGGAGTGGCGGGGTAAGCCACAAAGAGCGGCAAGGGGGCGCGACAAGGCCCGCTGCCAGGGCGCCCGAGGCCAGGCCAGAACCTTCGGGCTGTCGCAACTGGAACCGGGAAGCAGAGGGGCGCAGACGATGCGAGAAAAGTTATGGATGCCCTGGAACGGGCTCATCGTCATTGGGAGGAAAATGGAGCTCCTGGGTAGAAAGACGCAAAGACCTAAAACGTGGGACCCGAAGCTTGAGTCTGAGAACTGGAGACTGGAAGATGTAGACAAGACAGTCTTAAGAGGAAAGTCAGGCCGGAGTCCGGAAAGGATGGATGTGAAACGAGTGCGCAGTGTATCAAGTGCATTACAGATTTCGGCAGGTTTGCGGAAAGACAGCTCAAAGGTGTGGGGAAAGCAAGAATTCAGACACACAGTAGAGGCTGAATCTGAGAGTGCAGGGACTGCAGCGGGATCTCGGAAGGGGCCTGAGTTTAAAGAGAAGTTGAAGTTTACTGACGTGGAAACCAGTGGAGAGGACTTGAGATCCAGAGGATACGAAGTAAAGCAGAATGAGGAGGAGCTGAGGTCAAGTGGAGAGAAACTGAGTTCCAGTGGAGAGAAGCTGAGATCGAGTGGAGAGAAGCTGAGATCGAGTGGAGAGGAGCTGAGATCGAGTGGAGAGAAGCTGAGATCGAGTGGAGAGGAGCTGAGATCGAGTGGAGAGAAGCTGAGATCGAGTGGCGAGAAGCTGGGATCGAGTGGAGAGAAGCTGGGATCGAGTGGAGAGAAGCTGGGATCGAGTGGAGAGGAGCTGAGATCGAGTGGAGAGAAACTGAATTTGAGTGGAGAGAAGCTGGAGTCCAGGGAAGAGAGGCGGGGATCCAGGGGAGAGAGGCGGGGATCCAGGGGAGAGAGACGAGGATCCCGGGGAGAGAGGCGGGGATCCAGGGGAGAGAAGCTGGGAACAAGTGGAGAGAAGCTAGTACCCAGGAGAGAGAGGCGGGGGTCCAGGGCAGAGAGGCGGGGATCCGGGGCTGAGAGGCGGGGATCCGGGGCAGAGAGGCGGGGATCCGGGGCAGAGAGGCGGGGATCCAGGGGAGGGGATCTGGGGACTAGTGGAGAGGAGTTGAGATCCACTGGAGATAAACAGCGTTCAAGTACAGAGAAGCAGCGATCCAGTAGGGAGAAGCTGGGGACTAGTGGAGACAAGTTGGCGCGTTCAAGGATGGGGAGCATAAATGAAGAGCAAATTGAGAAAGTGGTGGAAGTGATTGGGGATGAAAGATTGATAGAAATTACCAATGCTGAGATGGAAATTCCTTTTGAAAGTGTAGAGGCGAATGATGAAGAAGAGaatgaggaaggggtgggggaggaggaggatatCTTGGAAGAAGAGAATGATAATAGTGATGAATCTGTTTCTATGGAAGAGAAAGCAATtatagaggaagaagaagaagtgaGTGAGGAGATGGAGAATGTAAGAAGGAAAGAGGAGCAAATAGGGGATGTTTTGCAAGTCAAAGAGGAGAAATTAGAGTGA
- the CFL1 gene encoding cofilin-1 isoform X1: protein MASGVAVSDGVIKVFNDMKVRKSSTPEEVKKRKKAVLFCLSEDKKNIILEEGKEILVGDVGQTVDDPYATFVKMLPDKDCRYALYDATYETKESKKEDLVFIFWAPECAPLKSKMIYASSKDAIKKKLTGIKHELQANCYEEVKDRCTLAEKLGGSAVISLEGKPL, encoded by the exons ATG GCCTCCGGTGTGGCTGTGTCTGATGGGGTCATCAAAGTGTTCAACGACATGAAAGTGCGTAAGTCGTCGACACCAGAGGAAGTGAAGAAGCGCAAGAAGGCGGTGCTCTTCTGCCTGAGTGAGGACAAGAAGAACatcatcctggaggagggcaaggagaTCCTGGTGGGTGACGTGGGCCAGACGGTAGACGACCCTTATGCCACCTTTGTCAAGATGCTGCCAGACAAGGACTGCCGCTACGCCCTCTATGACGCAACCTACGAGACCAAGGAGAGCAAGAAGGAGGACCTGGTGTTCATCTTCTG GGCCCCTGAGTGTGCACCCCTTAAGAGCAAAATGATCTATGCCAGCTCCAAGGATGCCATCAAGAAGAAGCTGACGG GGATCAAGCATGAATTACAAGCAAACTGCTACGAAGAGGTCAAGGACCGCTGCACCCTTGCAGAGAAGCTGGGGGGCAGCGCCGTCATCTCCCTGGAGGGCAAGCCTTTGTGa
- the CFL1 gene encoding cofilin-1 isoform X2, with protein sequence MKVRKSSTPEEVKKRKKAVLFCLSEDKKNIILEEGKEILVGDVGQTVDDPYATFVKMLPDKDCRYALYDATYETKESKKEDLVFIFWAPECAPLKSKMIYASSKDAIKKKLTGIKHELQANCYEEVKDRCTLAEKLGGSAVISLEGKPL encoded by the exons ATGAAAGTGCGTAAGTCGTCGACACCAGAGGAAGTGAAGAAGCGCAAGAAGGCGGTGCTCTTCTGCCTGAGTGAGGACAAGAAGAACatcatcctggaggagggcaaggagaTCCTGGTGGGTGACGTGGGCCAGACGGTAGACGACCCTTATGCCACCTTTGTCAAGATGCTGCCAGACAAGGACTGCCGCTACGCCCTCTATGACGCAACCTACGAGACCAAGGAGAGCAAGAAGGAGGACCTGGTGTTCATCTTCTG GGCCCCTGAGTGTGCACCCCTTAAGAGCAAAATGATCTATGCCAGCTCCAAGGATGCCATCAAGAAGAAGCTGACGG GGATCAAGCATGAATTACAAGCAAACTGCTACGAAGAGGTCAAGGACCGCTGCACCCTTGCAGAGAAGCTGGGGGGCAGCGCCGTCATCTCCCTGGAGGGCAAGCCTTTGTGa